The following coding sequences lie in one Rutidosis leptorrhynchoides isolate AG116_Rl617_1_P2 chromosome 6, CSIRO_AGI_Rlap_v1, whole genome shotgun sequence genomic window:
- the LOC139855304 gene encoding uncharacterized protein: MDLENLLNSQSESEESVTDSDSAESDSDEDLIQDGYKALNLLDSLDAMDEEDEAQNSRRIIRRRQLQRDQIDTDNCLYNDYFSDNPTFPGDYFRNRYRMSKSLFIRIGHAILSYNSQSRPDYFQYFDQRSDATGQLGFNIIQKCTSAIRQLAYDIAPDAFDEYLHMGASTSRDCLNNYCKCIIHMFSREYLRKPTEEDVRRLHAKHLEMHGFLGMLGSLDCMHWA, encoded by the coding sequence ATGGATTTGGAAAATTTATTAAATTCTCAGAGCGAGAGCGAGGAGAGCGTGACGGATAGTGATAGCGCAGAGTCCGATTCCGATGAAGATTTAATTCAAGACGGCTACAAAGCGCTTAACTTACTCGATTCGCTTGATGCAATGGACGAAGAAGATGAAGCTCAAAATTCTCGTAGAATTATTAGAAGACGTCAGTTACAAAGAGATCAGATTGATACCGATAATTGTTTGTACAACGACTATTTCTCGGATAATCCAACATTTCCGGGTGATTATTTTCGAAATCGATACCGAATGAGTAAGTCATTGTTTATTCGAATTGGTCATGCTATTCTATCATATAATTCTCAATCGAGACCCGATTATTTTCAATATTTTGATCAACGTTCCGATGCAACCGGTCAACTTGGATTCAATATTATTCAAAAGTGTACATCGGCCATACGTCAATTGGCGTATGACATTGCGCCTGATGCATTCGATGAATATTTACACATGGGCGCATCTACGTCTCGTGATTGTTTAAACAATTATTGTAAATGTATTATTCATATGTTTTCGCGAGAATATTTAAGGAAACCAACTGAAGAAGATGTTCGTCGATTGCATGCCAAACATTTGGAGATGCATGGTTTTTTGGGTATGTTAGGTAGTCTCGATTGCATGCACTGGGCTTGA